One Setaria viridis chromosome 7, Setaria_viridis_v4.0, whole genome shotgun sequence genomic region harbors:
- the LOC117863652 gene encoding uncharacterized protein codes for MAKQHLLLVVLVASILHATASSLETTSSASNWTVAAAASTVYDVLEQNNLPRGLLPQGVQSYVLHDGGALEVTLPRECNFFVSVAGKRFHFRYGSSVAGVIQSGSISRVSGVRVQAGFAWLGFNQVQRAGDQLNIQLEKSTQSFPVSTFAQSPRCS; via the coding sequence ATGGCCAAGCAgcatctcctcctcgtcgtcctcgtggCTTCCATCCTGCACGCTACTGCTTCCTCCCTAGAAACCACTTCTTCAGCCAGTAACTGGACagttgcggcggcggcctcgacaGTGTACGACGTCCTGGAGCAGAACAACTTGCCACGGGGCCTCCTCCCACAAGGCGTCCAGTCGTACGTGCTCCACGATGGCGGCGCCCTAGAGGTTACCCTCCCCCGCGAGTGCAACTTCTTCGTCTCCGTCGCCGGCAAGCGGTTCCATTTTCGGTACGGTAGTAGTGTAGCCGGGGTCATCCAGTCCGGATCCATCAGCCGTGTGTCCGGCGTGAGGGTGCAGGCCGGATTCGCGTGGCTGGGGTTCAACCAGGTCCAACGCGCCGGGGATCAGCTCAACATCCAGCTTGAGAAGTCCACGCAGTCGTTCCCGGTAAGCACCTTTGCGCAGAGCCCACGCTGCAGCTGA
- the LOC117863650 gene encoding uncharacterized protein translates to MAKQHLLLVVLLASILHATASSLETTSSASNWTVAAAASTVYDVLEQNNLPRGLLPQGVQSYVLHDGGALEVTLPRECNFFVSVAGKRFHFRYGSSVAGVIQSGSISRVSGVRVQAGFAWLGFNQVQRAGDQLNIQLEKSTQSFPVSAFAQSPRCS, encoded by the coding sequence ATGGCCAAGCAgcatctcctcctcgtcgtcctcttgGCTTCCATCCTCCACGCTACTGCTTCCTCCCTAGAAACCACTTCTTCAGCCAGTAACTGGACagttgcggcggcggcctcgacaGTGTACGACGTCCTGGAGCAGAACAACTTGCCACGGGGCCTCCTCCCACAAGGCGTCCAGTCGTACGTGctccacgacggcggcgccctAGAGGTTACCCTCCCCCGCGAGTGCAACTTCTTCGTCTCCGTCGCCGGCAAGCGGTTCCATTTTCGGTACGGCAGTAGTGTAGCCGGGGTCATCCAGTCCGGATCCATCAGCCGTGTGTCCGGCGTGAGGGTGCAGGCCGGATTCGCGTGGCTGGGGTTCAACCAGGTCCAACGCGCCGGGGATCAGCTCAACATCCAGCTTGAGAAGTCCACGCAGTCGTTCCCGGTTAGCGCCTTTGCGCAGAGCCCACGCTGCAGCTGA